TCATCCCCCGGCGGGCGCGCTCCCCGAGGCTTCGGCCTCACGCCAAACCACTGAGACGCTTCAACGTCTTGGCGTGGATGGCCGGGACAAGCCCGGCCATGACGTCGCGTGGGCGAGGAGAATGTGGGTAATCAATAGCTGTGCGCGGGGAGAGGGAGTGATGCGCCCGGAACCTACGAGCACATCGGAATAATTCGACCAGGGCATGGAAGCGATGAGAGAAGGCGGGCTCGAGGCGCCCTTCCGGCGTCCATTGGATTGGGAAAATCCAGATTTCTACGACGAGGCGAAGCTCGACGCCGAAATGCGCCGCGTGCTGGATATTTGTCACGGCTGCCGGCGCTGCTTCAATCTCTGCGATTCCTTTCCGCGCCTGTTCGATCTCGTCGACGAGTCGGCGAAAGGCGAAGTCGAGACCGTCGCCAGCGTGGATTTCAAAAAGGTCGTGGACGCCTGCACGCTCTGCGACATGTGCTTTCTGACCAAATGCCCCTATGTGCCGCCGCATGAGTTCGATCTCGATTTTCCGCATCTGATGCTGCGCTATCGCGCCGTCGAGGCGAAGAAGACGGGCGTCGGTTTCGCGGATCGCCAGCTCGCCGAGACCGACCGCAATGGCGCATTGGCGACGAAGATCGCGCCGCTCGCCAATTGGGCGACGGATCGCGCGCATACGGCGGCGCGCAATGCGCTGGAGAAAGTCGCCGGTCTGCATCACGAAGCCTTGCTGCCGAAATATTCGAAGAAGACGCTGGCCGCGCTCGCGAAGGAGCTGCCCGTCGAGGTGAATAGAGAGGCGCCGGGTTTTGGCCGCAAGGCGGTGATCTACGCCACCTGTTTCGGCGAATATAATGATCCCGGCGTCGGACTCGCGGCGCGCGCGGTGCTCGCCAAAAATGGCGTCGAGACGGAGATTCTGCACCCGCATTGCTGCGGCATGCCATTGCTCGAGCAGGGGCTCATCGGCGAGGTCGCGGCCTCGGCGAAGCAAGTGGCGGCCGCTTTCGAGCCATGGATCGACAAGGGCTATGACATTATCGCGCTGGTTCCCTCCTGCGCGCTGATGCTGAAATTCGAATGGCCGCTGATCGTCACCGATAATCCAAAAGTGAAGCGCCTCGCCGCCTCCACCTTTGATCTCAGCGAATATATCGTCGGCATCTCGCGCAAGGAGGGGCTGGCGGAAGGGCTGTCGCCGATCGAAGGCGGCGTCGCTTTCCATGTCTCCTGCCATTCGCGCGCGCAGAATATCGGGCGGAAGGGCGCCGAGCTCTTGAGTCTCATCCCGCAGGCGGATGTCGCCGTCATCGAGCGCTGCTCGGGCCATGGCGGCGCCTGGGGCTATAAGACGGCGAATTTCGAGACGGCGCTGAAGGTCGGCAAGCCGGTGGCGCGGCAGGCGCAATCTTCTGGCAAAGCCTATATCGTCTCCGAATGTCCGCTCTCCGGTCCGCATATCGCGCAGGGAATGGAGCGGCTGGACGCGGAGGCGAAAAAGCCCGAGCTTCTCGCCCATCCGATCGAGCTGATCGCGCGGGCCTATGGGGTGAAGTGAGGCCCCCTCCCTCACCCTCCCCCGCTGGCGCGGGAGAGGGAAGCGGCTGGCGTCTCGCGAAGCTTCGATGAAGGGCCGAATCTGCTCCCTCTCCCGCGAAGCGGGGGAGGGCCGGGGAGGGGGCTCGCGCAGCTTGAAGAATTGGAGCGATCAATGGCGCAAAAGCACCACATCACCGTCGCCGATCTTCTTCCGCCGGACGAATACGCCAAGGTGCGCGTCGAGAGCCGTCGCCGCATCGCCGCGCGCAAGCGCGATCGCCGCGTCGAGGTCGGGCCTTTCGTGACCTTTTATTTCGAGGATTTCGAGACGATCTGGCTGCAGATCCAGGAGATGATCCACATAGAGAAGGGGACGCTCGAGCAGGCGCCGAGCGAGATCGCCGCCTATGAGCCGCTGATCCCCAAGGGCCGCGAGTTGGTCGCCACTTTCATGATCGAGATCGACGATCCGCTGCGCCGCAAGCGCGTGTTGGACACGCTGGGCGCGATAGAGGAGACCGCCTTCATCGAATTGGGCGGCGAGCGCATCGCCGGCGTCGCCGAGGCGGACCAAGACCGCACCAGGGAGGACGGCAAGGCCTCCGCCGTGCAATTCGTGCATTTTCCCTTCACCGACGCCCAGGTCGCAGCTTTTCGCGAGCCGGGAGCGCGCGCGCTGATCGGCTTCACGCATCAGAATTACGGGCATATCGCGGTGATGCCGGAGGCGGTGCGGGCGGAGCTGGCGGGGGATTTTGCGTGATCTGCTCTCGCGTGAGGGGGACTGCGGCGGTCGCGCGACATTGACTTCGATCCGAGACCGGGGAAGCGCCCAATCCTATCGACAAACCGCGCAAATCCCGAGGTCTGGCGCGCGGCTCGATGCTCGGGCGGATGAGGCGGCGGCCGCACCTCGTTCGAGAGTCTCGCGGACGCATTTTCTACCGAAGCGGTTTATGCATCCGCATTGAAGATGCGTTTCTCAGAAGGAGCCGCGCAATGAGCTATGTCGATGGTTACGTGATTCCCGTGCCCGCGGAAAATAAGGACGTCTACAAGAAGATGGCCCTGCGCGCCTGGCCGGTCTTCAAAGAGTTCGGGGCCATGCATCTCGTCGAATGTTGGGGTGACGACATCCATGACGGCAAGCTCACCGACTTCAAGCGCGCCGTTGCGGCGCAATCCGGCGAGCAGGTGGTTTTCTCTTGGGTCGTCTGGCCGTCGAAGGACGTTCGCGACGCCGCCCACAAGAAAATATTTGAGGATCCGCGCATGAAATCGCTCGGCGACATGCCATTCGACGGCAAGCGCATGATCATCGGCGGCTTCGACATTCTGGTT
The sequence above is a segment of the Methylosinus sp. PW1 genome. Coding sequences within it:
- a CDS encoding heterodisulfide reductase-related iron-sulfur binding cluster codes for the protein MREGGLEAPFRRPLDWENPDFYDEAKLDAEMRRVLDICHGCRRCFNLCDSFPRLFDLVDESAKGEVETVASVDFKKVVDACTLCDMCFLTKCPYVPPHEFDLDFPHLMLRYRAVEAKKTGVGFADRQLAETDRNGALATKIAPLANWATDRAHTAARNALEKVAGLHHEALLPKYSKKTLAALAKELPVEVNREAPGFGRKAVIYATCFGEYNDPGVGLAARAVLAKNGVETEILHPHCCGMPLLEQGLIGEVAASAKQVAAAFEPWIDKGYDIIALVPSCALMLKFEWPLIVTDNPKVKRLAASTFDLSEYIVGISRKEGLAEGLSPIEGGVAFHVSCHSRAQNIGRKGAELLSLIPQADVAVIERCSGHGGAWGYKTANFETALKVGKPVARQAQSSGKAYIVSECPLSGPHIAQGMERLDAEAKKPELLAHPIELIARAYGVK
- a CDS encoding DUF3501 family protein, with the protein product MAQKHHITVADLLPPDEYAKVRVESRRRIAARKRDRRVEVGPFVTFYFEDFETIWLQIQEMIHIEKGTLEQAPSEIAAYEPLIPKGRELVATFMIEIDDPLRRKRVLDTLGAIEETAFIELGGERIAGVAEADQDRTREDGKASAVQFVHFPFTDAQVAAFREPGARALIGFTHQNYGHIAVMPEAVRAELAGDFA
- a CDS encoding DUF1428 domain-containing protein: MSYVDGYVIPVPAENKDVYKKMALRAWPVFKEFGAMHLVECWGDDIHDGKLTDFKRAVAAQSGEQVVFSWVVWPSKDVRDAAHKKIFEDPRMKSLGDMPFDGKRMIIGGFDILVEESAG